A single genomic interval of Streptomyces graminofaciens harbors:
- a CDS encoding cobyric acid synthase, whose amino-acid sequence MTGGGLLVAGTTSDAGKSVVTAGICRWLVRQGVRVAPFKAQNMSLNSFVTREGAEIGRAQAMQAQACRVEPTALMNPVLLKPGGERSSQVVLMGKPVGEMSARGYHGGRQQALLGTVLECLAELRGTYDAVICEGAGSPAEINLRRTDIVNMGIARNAGLPVLVVGDIDRGGVFASFFGTVALLSPEDQALVAGFLVNKFRGDVSLLEPGLDMLLGLTGRRTYGVLPFRHGLGIDEEDGLRVSLRGTVRESNVSPPVGEDVLRVAVCAIPLMSNFTDVDALAAEPGVVVRFVDRPEELADADLVVVPGTRGTVRALEWLRERGLADALRRRAAEQRPVLGICGGFQILGEHIEDDVESRQGRVEGLGVLPVRVRFAREKTLTRPVGEALGERVEGYEIHHGVADVHGGVPFLDGCRVGQTWGTHWHGSLESDGFRRAFLREVAAAAGRRFVPAPDTSFAALREEQLDRLGDLIEQHADTDALRRLIESGAPQGLPFIPPGAPA is encoded by the coding sequence ATGACCGGTGGGGGTCTGCTCGTCGCCGGGACCACCTCTGACGCCGGGAAGAGTGTGGTCACCGCGGGGATCTGTCGGTGGCTGGTGCGGCAGGGGGTGCGGGTCGCGCCGTTCAAGGCGCAGAACATGTCCCTCAATTCGTTCGTGACGCGGGAGGGCGCCGAGATCGGGCGGGCGCAGGCCATGCAGGCGCAGGCCTGTCGGGTCGAGCCGACCGCGTTGATGAATCCGGTGCTGCTGAAGCCGGGCGGTGAGCGCAGCAGTCAGGTCGTGCTCATGGGGAAGCCCGTGGGCGAGATGAGTGCGCGCGGGTACCACGGCGGGCGGCAGCAGGCTCTGCTCGGGACCGTGTTGGAGTGTCTCGCCGAGTTGCGGGGCACGTATGACGCGGTGATCTGTGAGGGGGCCGGCAGCCCCGCCGAGATCAATCTTCGGCGGACCGACATCGTCAACATGGGGATCGCCCGGAACGCCGGGCTGCCCGTGCTCGTCGTCGGCGACATCGATCGTGGTGGGGTCTTCGCGTCGTTCTTCGGGACCGTCGCGCTCCTCTCCCCCGAGGACCAGGCGCTCGTCGCCGGGTTCCTCGTCAACAAGTTCCGGGGGGACGTGTCCCTGTTGGAGCCGGGGCTCGACATGCTGCTCGGGCTCACCGGGCGGCGTACGTACGGTGTGCTGCCCTTCCGGCACGGGCTCGGGATCGACGAGGAGGACGGGCTGCGGGTGTCCCTGAGGGGCACCGTGCGGGAGTCGAACGTCTCCCCGCCCGTGGGGGAGGACGTGCTGCGGGTCGCCGTGTGTGCGATCCCTCTGATGTCCAACTTCACCGATGTCGACGCGCTGGCCGCCGAACCGGGCGTCGTCGTGCGTTTCGTGGACCGGCCCGAGGAGCTCGCGGACGCCGATCTCGTCGTCGTCCCGGGGACCCGGGGGACCGTACGGGCGCTGGAGTGGCTGCGGGAACGCGGGCTGGCCGACGCCCTGAGGCGGCGGGCCGCCGAGCAGCGGCCCGTGCTCGGCATCTGCGGTGGCTTCCAGATCCTCGGCGAGCACATCGAGGACGACGTCGAGAGCCGGCAGGGGCGGGTCGAGGGGCTCGGGGTCCTGCCCGTGCGGGTGCGGTTCGCCCGCGAGAAGACCCTCACCCGGCCGGTGGGGGAAGCCCTCGGCGAGCGGGTCGAGGGGTACGAGATCCATCACGGGGTCGCCGACGTCCACGGAGGGGTCCCCTTCCTGGACGGGTGCCGGGTCGGACAGACCTGGGGTACGCACTGGCACGGGTCGTTGGAGTCCGACGGGTTCCGGCGGGCCTTTCTGCGTGAGGTGGCCGCCGCCGCGGGGCGCCGCTTCGTACCGGCCCCCGACACCTCGTTCGCCGCGCTGCGCGAGGAGCAGCTCGACCGGCTCGGCGACCTGATCGAACAGCACGCGGACACGGACGCGCTCCGACGGCTCATCGAGTCGGGCGCTCCGCAAGGACTGCCTTTCATTCCACCGGGAGCGCCCGCATGA
- a CDS encoding cobalamin biosynthesis protein → MRADRVFAYGAAAGLLGDLLLGDPRRGHPVAAFGRAAGAVERVLWRDHRGWGALHTAVCAGGAVALGALAASAARPSRTASVALTAATTWAVVGGTSLGREARAIGHALETGDVEAARARLPHLCGRDPQALDADGIARAVVESVAENTSDAVVGALVWGAVGGVPGLVGFRAVNTLDAMVGHKSPRHRRYGWASARLDDVAGWPGARLTAVLAGVAGGDRRGAVRAWRADARKHPSPNAGPVEASFAGALGVRLGGTLSYGGRVEHRPVLNGEGRAVVVGDIERAVRLSRRVSWLALGVSAGGALLRNRVMRRPAQRMRSGGAS, encoded by the coding sequence ATGCGTGCCGATCGCGTCTTCGCGTACGGCGCCGCCGCCGGCCTCCTCGGCGACCTGCTGCTCGGCGATCCTCGCCGGGGGCATCCGGTCGCCGCGTTCGGGCGGGCCGCGGGTGCCGTGGAGCGGGTGTTGTGGCGGGACCACCGGGGGTGGGGGGCGCTGCACACCGCCGTGTGCGCGGGGGGCGCCGTGGCGTTGGGCGCCTTGGCCGCGTCTGCGGCACGGCCGTCCCGTACCGCTTCCGTCGCGTTGACCGCCGCCACCACCTGGGCCGTCGTCGGGGGGACTTCCCTCGGGCGGGAGGCCCGGGCCATCGGGCATGCCCTGGAGACGGGGGATGTCGAGGCCGCCCGGGCGCGGTTGCCCCATCTGTGCGGGCGGGATCCGCAGGCGCTCGACGCCGACGGGATCGCCCGGGCCGTCGTCGAGTCCGTTGCCGAGAACACCTCCGACGCGGTGGTGGGGGCGTTGGTGTGGGGGGCCGTGGGGGGTGTGCCTGGGCTCGTCGGGTTTCGGGCCGTCAACACGCTCGATGCGATGGTCGGGCACAAGTCGCCTCGCCATCGGCGGTACGGGTGGGCTTCGGCTCGGCTGGACGACGTCGCCGGGTGGCCGGGGGCCCGGCTCACCGCTGTGCTCGCCGGCGTCGCCGGGGGTGACCGCCGTGGGGCCGTACGGGCCTGGCGTGCCGATGCCCGGAAGCATCCGAGTCCCAACGCCGGGCCTGTGGAGGCGTCGTTCGCGGGGGCGCTGGGGGTGCGGCTGGGTGGGACGTTGTCGTACGGGGGGCGGGTCGAGCACCGGCCTGTGCTGAATGGGGAGGGGCGGGCTGTGGTGGTCGGGGACATCGAGCGGGCCGTTCGGTTGTCCCGGCGGGTGAGTTGGCTGGCGTTGGGGGTCAGTGCGGGTGGCGCGTTGCTGCGGAACCGGGTCATGAGGCGCCCGGCACAGCGGATGCGGTCGGGGGGTGCCTCATGA
- a CDS encoding inorganic phosphate transporter — translation MENFSLILAIVVITALAFDFTNGFHDTANAMATTISTGAMKPKVAVAMSAALNLVGAFLSIEVANTISKGLVDESGIQPEVIFAALVGAILWNLVTWLVGLPSSSSHALMGGLVGATIASVGLNGVHGDVLVTKVLIPAIAAPLVAGIAASFATRLTYKLGAHTSEKASRKGYRAGQIASAGLVSLAHGTNDAQKTMGIITLALVTGGALAPDSDPPLWVILSAGLAIALGTYLGGWRIIRTMGKGLTDLQPQQGFAAQTSAATVILASSHLGFSLSTTHSVSGAVMGAGLGRKGGVVRWSTATRMFVAWGLTLPAAALVAALAEWVTSFGGWGTGLVAVFLIASSAAIWMISRREVVDHTNVNDSEEPPGVVTAAIAAVTPPPVGTVAEDLTATIPAPATAAAATAAETPANPSAPTPAV, via the coding sequence ATGGAAAACTTCTCGCTGATCCTCGCGATCGTGGTGATCACCGCGCTCGCGTTCGATTTTACGAACGGTTTCCACGACACCGCCAACGCGATGGCCACCACCATCTCGACCGGCGCAATGAAGCCCAAGGTCGCGGTCGCCATGTCCGCCGCGCTCAACCTTGTCGGCGCGTTCCTGTCCATCGAGGTCGCCAACACAATCTCCAAGGGACTCGTCGACGAGTCCGGCATCCAGCCAGAGGTGATCTTCGCGGCGCTCGTCGGCGCCATCCTCTGGAACCTGGTGACCTGGCTGGTCGGTCTCCCCTCCAGTTCCTCGCATGCGCTGATGGGCGGCCTGGTCGGCGCCACCATCGCCTCGGTCGGCCTGAACGGCGTCCACGGCGACGTCCTTGTCACCAAGGTGCTGATCCCGGCCATCGCGGCCCCGCTGGTCGCGGGCATCGCGGCGTCGTTCGCCACCCGGCTGACGTACAAGCTGGGCGCGCACACCAGTGAGAAGGCCTCCCGCAAGGGCTACCGCGCCGGTCAGATCGCCTCCGCCGGTCTGGTCTCGCTGGCGCACGGCACGAACGACGCGCAGAAGACGATGGGCATCATCACCCTCGCCCTGGTCACCGGTGGCGCCCTCGCGCCCGACTCGGACCCGCCGCTGTGGGTCATCCTGTCCGCCGGTCTCGCCATCGCGCTCGGCACCTACCTGGGCGGCTGGCGCATCATCCGCACGATGGGCAAGGGCCTGACCGACCTCCAGCCGCAGCAGGGCTTCGCCGCCCAGACCAGCGCGGCCACGGTCATCCTGGCCTCCTCGCACCTGGGCTTCTCGCTCTCCACCACGCACTCGGTCTCCGGTGCCGTGATGGGCGCGGGCCTCGGCCGCAAGGGCGGTGTCGTCCGCTGGTCCACCGCGACCCGGATGTTCGTCGCCTGGGGTCTGACGCTCCCGGCCGCCGCGCTCGTCGCCGCGCTCGCCGAGTGGGTGACCTCGTTCGGCGGCTGGGGCACCGGTCTGGTCGCCGTCTTCCTCATCGCCTCCAGCGCCGCGATCTGGATGATCTCGCGCCGCGAGGTGGTCGATCACACGAACGTGAACGACTCCGAGGAACCCCCCGGTGTGGTTACCGCGGCGATCGCCGCCGTCACCCCGCCGCCGGTCGGCACGGTCGCCGAGGACCTCACGGCCACGATCCCGGCCCCGGCGACCGCCGCGGCCGCCACCGCCGCCGAGACCCCGGCGAACCCGTCGGCGCCGACACCGGCCGTCTGA
- a CDS encoding lysozyme, with translation MACDRKPSRLRNRALAAAVTTLALGGTALAEIDVSAAGKPKGHDVSSHQKNVDWASAKSKGARFVYVKATESTTYRNPYFDQQYEGSRDAGLIRGAYHFAVPNESSGKTQAAYFVNNGGGWRADGWTLPPTLDIEYNPYDRKKKCYGLSDGRMVDWIKSFSDEVKRLTGRRPVIYTTTHWWKTCTGNSAAFGANHPLWLARYDSAGAGELPAGWTFWTIWQHDNASGSLPGDQNLFNGSMARLKKFAKG, from the coding sequence ATGGCCTGTGATCGCAAACCGTCCCGTCTCCGCAACCGCGCTCTCGCGGCGGCGGTCACCACGCTCGCCCTAGGGGGGACCGCCCTCGCCGAGATCGACGTCTCGGCCGCCGGCAAGCCCAAGGGGCATGACGTGTCCTCGCACCAGAAGAACGTCGACTGGGCGAGCGCGAAGTCGAAGGGCGCCAGGTTCGTCTACGTCAAGGCGACCGAGTCCACCACCTACCGCAACCCCTACTTCGACCAGCAGTACGAAGGGTCGCGCGACGCGGGCCTGATCCGCGGCGCGTACCACTTCGCGGTGCCGAACGAGTCGTCCGGGAAGACGCAGGCCGCGTACTTCGTGAACAACGGCGGCGGCTGGCGCGCGGACGGCTGGACGCTGCCGCCGACGCTCGACATCGAATACAACCCGTACGACAGGAAGAAGAAGTGCTACGGCCTGAGCGACGGCAGGATGGTCGACTGGATCAAGTCCTTCAGCGACGAGGTGAAACGGCTGACCGGCCGCCGTCCGGTGATCTACACGACCACCCACTGGTGGAAGACGTGCACCGGCAACAGCGCGGCCTTCGGCGCGAACCATCCGCTGTGGCTCGCCCGCTACGACTCGGCGGGGGCGGGCGAACTGCCCGCCGGATGGACGTTCTGGACGATCTGGCAGCACGACAACGCCAGTGGCAGCCTGCCCGGTGACCAGAACCTCTTCAACGGCTCCATGGCCCGGCTCAAGAAGTTCGCCAAGGGCTGA
- a CDS encoding class II aldolase/adducin family protein, translating to MAEQRDDGRGERDTGGRAQGARNPGLPDDVAGAWGELVATARRTVAEGLVVGTSGNVSVRVGDTVLVTPTGVPYDRLTPADATGVDLSGRQVLGTLRPTSELPMHLAIHNTTDARAVVHTHAVHATAVSTLVRELPLIHYMSGALGGPVRVAPYATYGTEELAENMLRALTDRTACLLQNHGTITYGNTLSEAYDRTAQLEWMSRVWLTASSVPGLSPTLLTRDQVAEAGEKLREYGQRRL from the coding sequence ATGGCTGAGCAGCGGGACGACGGACGGGGCGAGCGGGACACGGGCGGGCGCGCACAGGGCGCACGGAACCCGGGCCTGCCGGACGACGTGGCGGGCGCGTGGGGCGAACTCGTCGCGACCGCCCGCCGGACGGTCGCCGAGGGTCTGGTCGTCGGCACCTCCGGCAACGTCTCCGTACGCGTCGGCGACACCGTCCTGGTCACACCGACGGGCGTGCCGTACGACCGTCTGACGCCGGCCGACGCGACGGGCGTGGACCTCTCCGGCCGACAGGTCCTCGGCACGCTCCGCCCGACGAGCGAACTCCCCATGCACCTGGCGATCCACAACACCACCGACGCCCGCGCCGTGGTCCACACCCACGCCGTCCACGCGACGGCCGTCTCCACCCTCGTCCGCGAGCTGCCGCTGATCCACTACATGTCCGGCGCCCTCGGCGGACCCGTCCGCGTCGCCCCCTACGCGACCTACGGCACCGAAGAGTTGGCCGAGAACATGCTCCGCGCCCTGACGGACCGCACGGCTTGTCTCCTCCAGAACCACGGCACGATCACATACGGAAACACCCTCTCCGAGGCCTACGACCGCACGGCCCAACTGGAATGGATGTCCCGCGTCTGGCTGACGGCGTCCTCGGTCCCCGGCCTGTCGCCGACACTGCTCACCCGGGACCAGGTCGCGGAGGCGGGGGAGAAGCTCCGGGAGTACGGACAGCGGCGGCTTTGA
- a CDS encoding alpha/beta hydrolase yields the protein MRAVRAAVAAAGVAFAAGAAGVAAGRLASDAALKAPPGRPLPTEPRLTVHATAAGRIALTRAFASQRPGTYGLTGDDSHAVVGDVLNGPAHSADTVVRRLERVTHGTLEAGDRVWLTPALHRGDPGGALGLDHTEVEIPGELGILPAWFVPAPRDTWVIAVHGLGTTREHPMNIMEFLHRHRFPVLALAYRGDLGAPRSPDGLNHLGETEWRDVDAAVRHALSHGARRIVLHGWSTGATMALRAAEHSALRDRVTGLVLDSPVLDWPATLRALATARRTPGALLPLAVRAAQGRVEGLRGDSDDQTAVPPRLKAPTLIFHGPDDVVAPWDASRRLAALRPQQISLRTVRNAPHGAMWNADPAAYEEALRRFLTPLM from the coding sequence GTGCGTGCAGTCAGAGCGGCAGTCGCGGCTGCCGGTGTCGCGTTCGCGGCCGGGGCGGCCGGTGTCGCCGCCGGCCGGCTGGCCAGTGACGCCGCGCTCAAGGCGCCACCGGGCCGCCCGCTGCCCACGGAACCCCGGCTGACCGTGCACGCCACCGCCGCGGGCCGGATCGCGCTGACCCGCGCCTTCGCCTCGCAGCGCCCCGGCACCTACGGCCTCACCGGCGACGACTCCCACGCGGTCGTCGGCGACGTACTGAACGGCCCCGCCCACTCCGCCGACACCGTCGTACGCCGCCTGGAGCGCGTCACCCACGGCACCCTGGAAGCGGGCGACCGGGTGTGGCTCACCCCGGCCCTGCACCGCGGCGACCCGGGCGGCGCCCTCGGCCTCGACCACACCGAGGTCGAGATCCCCGGCGAACTCGGCATCCTGCCCGCCTGGTTCGTGCCCGCGCCCCGCGACACCTGGGTCATCGCCGTGCACGGCCTCGGCACCACCCGCGAACACCCCATGAACATCATGGAGTTCCTGCACCGCCACCGCTTCCCGGTGCTCGCCCTCGCCTACCGGGGCGACCTCGGCGCACCACGCTCCCCGGACGGCCTGAACCACCTCGGCGAGACCGAGTGGCGCGACGTCGACGCGGCCGTCCGCCACGCGCTGAGCCACGGCGCCCGGCGGATCGTCCTGCACGGCTGGTCCACCGGCGCCACCATGGCCCTGCGCGCCGCCGAGCACTCCGCGCTGCGCGACCGCGTCACCGGCCTCGTCCTGGACTCGCCCGTCCTCGACTGGCCGGCCACCCTGCGCGCCCTCGCCACGGCCCGCCGCACCCCCGGCGCCCTGCTGCCCCTCGCGGTCCGCGCCGCCCAGGGCCGCGTCGAGGGTCTGCGCGGCGACTCCGACGACCAGACGGCCGTCCCGCCGCGGCTCAAGGCGCCGACCCTGATCTTCCACGGCCCGGACGACGTCGTCGCCCCCTGGGACGCCTCCCGCCGCCTCGCCGCGCTCCGCCCCCAGCAGATCTCCCTGCGGACCGTCCGGAACGCCCCGCACGGCGCCATGTGGAACGCCGACCCCGCCGCCTACGAAGAGGCCCTCCGCCGCTTCCTCACCCCGCTCATGTGA
- a CDS encoding VOC family protein gives MAGKGEGRPSIYPTVLYADAKAAIKLLTEGLGFSELSVYEDEDGAVLHAELVQGNGAVMLGSKGRGGVFDTAMKGAGPAGVYIVVDDVDAHHRRAVEHGVEILMPPTDQDYGSRDYMARDVEGNVWSFGTYAPDIAV, from the coding sequence ATGGCGGGAAAGGGCGAGGGCCGTCCGAGTATCTATCCGACGGTGTTGTACGCGGACGCCAAGGCGGCCATCAAGCTGCTCACGGAGGGGCTGGGCTTCAGTGAACTGTCCGTGTACGAGGACGAGGACGGCGCGGTGCTGCACGCGGAGCTGGTGCAGGGCAACGGCGCGGTGATGCTCGGCTCCAAGGGCCGCGGCGGTGTGTTCGACACCGCGATGAAGGGCGCCGGGCCCGCGGGCGTCTACATCGTCGTGGACGACGTGGACGCCCATCACCGGCGGGCCGTGGAGCACGGCGTGGAGATCCTGATGCCCCCGACGGACCAGGACTACGGCTCGCGGGACTACATGGCCCGGGACGTCGAGGGCAATGTGTGGAGCTTCGGTACGTACGCCCCGGACATAGCGGTCTGA
- a CDS encoding ABC-F family ATP-binding cassette domain-containing protein: protein MISASGIELRAGARVLIESATFRVAKGDRIGLVGRNGAGKTTLTKCLAGEGLPAGGTITRSGEVGYLPQDPRTGDLDVLARDRVLSARGLDVLIRKMRENEQRIANGQGSTREKAMRQYERQETEFLTKGGYAAEAEAATIAAALNLPDRVLGQPLHTLSGGQRRRIELARILFSDADTLLLDEPTNHLDADSIVWLRDYLKTYRGGFIVISHDVDLVETVVNKVFYLDANRAQIDVYNMGWKLYQQQREADEKRRKRERQNAEKKAAALHSQADKMRAKATKTVAAQNMAKRADRLLAGLDAVRVSDKVAKLRFPDPAPCGKTPLTAEGLSKSYGSLEIFTDVDLAIDKGSRVVILGLNGAGKTTLLRLLGGVEKPDTGEVIEGHGLKLGYYAQEHETLDPERTVLENMRSASPDLDLVEIRKTLGSFLFSGDDVDKPAGVLSGGEKTRLALATLVVSSANVLLLDEPTNNLDPASREEILGALRTYKGAVVLVTHDEGAVEALQPERIILLPDGVEDLWGADYADLVALA from the coding sequence GTGATCTCCGCCTCCGGTATCGAGCTGCGCGCCGGTGCCCGTGTCCTCATCGAGTCCGCCACCTTCCGCGTCGCCAAGGGCGACCGCATCGGCCTGGTCGGTCGCAACGGCGCCGGCAAGACCACCCTCACCAAGTGCCTGGCCGGTGAGGGCCTCCCGGCCGGCGGCACCATCACCCGCTCCGGCGAGGTCGGCTACCTCCCGCAGGACCCCCGCACCGGCGACCTCGACGTCCTCGCCCGCGACCGTGTTCTCTCCGCCCGCGGCCTCGACGTACTGATCCGCAAGATGCGCGAGAACGAACAGCGCATCGCCAACGGCCAGGGCTCCACCCGCGAGAAGGCCATGCGCCAGTACGAGCGGCAGGAGACGGAGTTCCTCACCAAGGGCGGATACGCCGCCGAGGCCGAGGCCGCCACCATCGCCGCCGCGCTGAACCTCCCCGACCGGGTGCTCGGACAGCCGCTGCACACGCTCTCCGGCGGTCAGCGCCGCCGTATCGAGCTGGCCCGGATCCTGTTCTCCGACGCCGACACCCTGCTGCTCGACGAGCCGACGAACCACCTCGACGCCGACTCGATCGTCTGGCTGCGCGACTACCTCAAGACCTACCGCGGCGGCTTCATCGTGATCTCCCACGATGTCGACCTGGTCGAGACGGTCGTCAACAAGGTGTTCTACCTGGACGCCAACCGCGCCCAGATCGACGTCTACAACATGGGCTGGAAGCTCTACCAGCAGCAGCGCGAGGCCGACGAGAAGCGCCGCAAGCGCGAGCGGCAGAACGCCGAGAAGAAGGCCGCCGCGCTGCACTCGCAGGCCGACAAGATGCGCGCCAAGGCCACCAAGACCGTCGCCGCGCAGAACATGGCCAAGCGCGCCGACCGGCTCCTCGCCGGCCTCGACGCGGTACGGGTCTCCGACAAGGTCGCCAAGCTGCGCTTCCCCGATCCCGCGCCCTGCGGCAAGACCCCGCTCACCGCCGAAGGCCTGTCGAAGTCGTACGGCTCGCTGGAGATCTTCACCGACGTCGACCTGGCCATCGACAAGGGCTCCCGCGTCGTCATCCTCGGCCTCAACGGCGCCGGCAAGACCACCCTCCTGCGCCTCCTCGGCGGCGTCGAGAAGCCCGACACCGGCGAGGTGATCGAGGGCCACGGCCTCAAGCTCGGCTACTACGCACAGGAGCACGAGACCCTCGACCCGGAGCGCACGGTCCTGGAGAACATGCGCTCCGCCTCCCCCGACCTGGACCTGGTCGAGATCCGCAAGACGCTCGGCTCGTTCCTGTTCTCCGGCGACGACGTCGACAAGCCGGCCGGGGTCCTCTCCGGCGGCGAGAAGACCCGTCTCGCGCTCGCGACCCTCGTGGTGTCCTCCGCGAACGTCCTCCTCCTCGACGAGCCGACGAACAACCTCGACCCGGCCAGCCGCGAGGAGATCCTCGGCGCGCTGCGCACCTACAAGGGCGCGGTCGTCCTCGTCACCCACGACGAGGGCGCGGTCGAGGCGCTCCAGCCGGAGCGGATCATCCTGCTGCCGGACGGCGTCGAGGACCTGTGGGGCGCGGACTACGCGGATCTCGTCGCACTCGCCTGA
- a CDS encoding helix-turn-helix domain-containing protein produces MAETLKKGSRVTGAARDKLAADLKKKYDSGASIRALAEETGRSYGFVHRMLSESGVTLRGRGGATRGKKAASS; encoded by the coding sequence GTGGCCGAGACTCTGAAGAAGGGCAGCCGGGTGACCGGCGCCGCGCGCGACAAGCTCGCGGCAGACCTGAAGAAGAAGTACGACTCCGGTGCGAGCATTCGGGCGCTGGCCGAGGAAACCGGCCGCTCGTATGGCTTCGTACACCGGATGCTCAGCGAGTCGGGCGTCACGCTTCGAGGGCGTGGCGGAGCGACGCGGGGCAAGAAGGCCGCCTCGTCCTGA
- a CDS encoding enoyl-CoA hydratase/isomerase family protein — translation MASLEPLLDQDGVRLTVDDALGTVTLTNPAKRNAQSPALWRALTEAGRALPGSVRVVVLRAEGKSFSAGLDRQMFTPEGIEGEPSLIDLARQDDAELDMTIAAYQEAFTWWRRNDLVSIAAVQGHAVGAGFQLALACDLRVVADDVQFAMLETSLGLVPDLTGTHPLVSLVGYARALEICATGRFVQAAEAERIGLANLAVPGDQLDAAVKDLASALVAAPRDAVIETKALLRGAQSRGYDEQRAAERAAQARRLRDLAGVGE, via the coding sequence ATGGCTTCGCTCGAACCGCTGCTCGACCAGGACGGCGTTCGGCTCACCGTCGACGATGCGCTCGGCACGGTGACGCTGACCAACCCGGCCAAGCGCAACGCGCAGAGCCCCGCTCTGTGGCGCGCGCTCACCGAGGCCGGGCGGGCACTGCCGGGCTCCGTCCGTGTGGTCGTGCTGCGTGCCGAGGGCAAGTCGTTCTCCGCCGGGCTCGACCGGCAGATGTTCACGCCCGAGGGGATCGAGGGCGAGCCGTCCTTGATCGACCTCGCGCGCCAGGACGACGCCGAACTCGACATGACCATCGCCGCGTACCAGGAGGCGTTCACCTGGTGGCGCCGTAACGACCTCGTGTCCATCGCCGCCGTGCAGGGCCACGCCGTCGGTGCGGGCTTCCAGCTCGCGCTCGCCTGTGACCTGCGGGTCGTCGCGGACGACGTGCAGTTCGCCATGCTCGAGACCAGCCTCGGACTCGTTCCCGACCTCACCGGCACACATCCGCTGGTGAGCCTCGTCGGGTACGCCCGCGCGCTGGAGATCTGCGCGACCGGACGCTTCGTCCAGGCCGCGGAGGCCGAGCGCATCGGGCTCGCGAACCTCGCCGTGCCCGGGGACCAACTCGACGCCGCTGTGAAGGACTTGGCGTCGGCGCTCGTGGCCGCGCCACGGGACGCGGTCATCGAGACCAAGGCGCTGCTGCGCGGTGCCCAGAGCCGTGGGTACGACGAGCAGCGGGCGGCCGAGCGTGCCGCGCAGGCCCGGCGGCTGCGAGACCTCGCGGGCGTGGGGGAGTAG
- a CDS encoding nucleopolyhedrovirus P10 family protein yields the protein MTADAWTKAVRQQLGLGRVLPLGGARDGAWITEEAADAVLRRAARSVRGVRLGGLRIALIDAHQSYEAAVPPPPSALPPGPLRVTADLLASVAPDAESLPATAARLRAALATTARLRLGLRVTDVDLRVTGLLEADDAPGQPTSEEARTAGPPPPGDDEESRVAAAALSVPGVTRLTGALGDPGRAVHLVTGPALPRRHVRVELAVTATEGMPALEVARRVRHAVGNALPDHPSVAVLVTAVD from the coding sequence ATGACCGCGGACGCGTGGACGAAGGCCGTACGACAGCAGCTCGGGCTGGGCAGGGTGCTCCCGCTGGGCGGCGCACGCGACGGCGCGTGGATCACGGAGGAGGCGGCCGACGCGGTACTGCGCCGGGCGGCCCGTTCGGTGCGGGGGGTTCGCCTGGGCGGACTGCGCATCGCTCTCATCGACGCGCACCAGTCGTACGAGGCCGCCGTGCCGCCCCCGCCGAGCGCGCTCCCACCGGGCCCGCTCCGTGTCACCGCCGATTTGCTCGCCTCGGTGGCCCCGGACGCGGAGTCCCTGCCCGCGACGGCCGCCCGGCTGCGCGCGGCGCTGGCCACGACCGCGCGGCTACGCCTCGGACTGAGGGTGACGGACGTGGACCTCCGGGTGACGGGCCTGCTGGAGGCGGACGACGCCCCCGGGCAGCCCACCTCCGAGGAAGCCCGTACGGCCGGGCCACCCCCGCCCGGCGACGACGAGGAGTCGCGCGTGGCCGCCGCCGCGCTGTCGGTCCCCGGTGTCACCCGGCTGACCGGTGCTCTGGGCGACCCGGGCCGCGCGGTCCACCTCGTTACGGGGCCCGCGCTGCCCAGACGTCATGTGCGGGTGGAGCTCGCGGTGACGGCGACGGAGGGCATGCCGGCTCTGGAAGTGGCACGCCGAGTCCGCCACGCGGTGGGGAACGCCCTGCCGGACCACCCTTCGGTGGCCGTGCTCGTCACCGCCGTCGACTGA
- a CDS encoding Asp23/Gls24 family envelope stress response protein, which translates to MTETTEQGRTDSSDLMKESSQSGRKATRRGGGDPATRGRTTIADGVVEKIAGLAARDVVGVHAMGSGLSRTFGAVRDRVPGGSKSVTRGVKAEVGEVQTALDLEIVVDYGVSISDVAQSVRENVIAAVERMTGLEVVEVNIAVSDVKLPDEEDEESESRLQ; encoded by the coding sequence ATGACCGAGACGACGGAGCAGGGCCGGACGGACAGCTCCGATCTGATGAAGGAGTCGTCGCAGAGCGGGCGCAAGGCCACCAGGCGTGGTGGCGGCGACCCGGCCACCCGGGGGCGTACCACCATCGCCGACGGTGTCGTCGAGAAGATCGCCGGGCTCGCCGCACGGGACGTGGTGGGCGTGCACGCCATGGGCAGCGGACTCTCACGGACCTTCGGGGCCGTGCGCGACAGGGTCCCCGGCGGATCGAAATCCGTCACGCGGGGTGTGAAGGCCGAGGTCGGCGAGGTGCAGACCGCGCTGGACCTGGAGATCGTCGTCGACTACGGGGTGTCCATCTCCGATGTCGCCCAATCCGTCCGCGAGAACGTCATCGCGGCCGTCGAGCGCATGACGGGGCTGGAGGTCGTCGAGGTCAACATCGCCGTCAGCGATGTGAAGCTGCCGGACGAGGAGGACGAGGAGTCGGAGTCCCGCCTCCAGTAG